The following DNA comes from candidate division TA06 bacterium B3_TA06.
TATCACCTTCGACAATGGCCCGGAGAATGCTGAGCATGAAGTCATCTCTAAGGCCACTGACATAAAGTGCTTCTTCTGCGAACCTTACTCTTCGTGGCAGAGAGGAACCAATGAGCACACCAACGGATTGGTCAGACAATACTTGCCAAAGAAGACTAACTTCGCTACAATCAGTAACGAGGAGATCAGATTGATAGAATCAAGGCTAAACGACAGGCCCAGGACCGAAGGGCGACGTATACGGAGCAAGTGCCTGGGTTTCAAAACACCCCTCGAAGTCGCTAACCTATGTGTTGCACTTCAACGTTGAATGTAGTGAAGACTATGCTGTCGGTTACCTCTT
Coding sequences within:
- a CDS encoding IS30 family transposase, with translation ITFDNGPENAEHEVISKATDIKCFFCEPYSSWQRGTNEHTNGLVRQYLPKKTNFATISNEEIRLIESRLNDRPRTEGRRIRSKCLGFKTPLEVANLCVALQR